TTCCAGTTCCATTCGTGCGCTTAAGAACAGTGAACTGAAAAAGGAGCTTCTTAACTGGATCCAGGAAGCAAAACGGGCAGGTCTGACAGAGGATAAAGCTCATACATGGATTGCAGAGGAATGGGTAAGACAGGAATATTTGACCGGGGAGGAGAGAGAGGATGATAAAAGCAGAGAATCTGACAAAAAAATTTGACGATATAGTGGCAGTGGACCATGTAAGCGCACAGATACGGGATGGAAATGTATTTGGCCTGATTGGAACCAATGGAGCTGGAAAAAGTACATTTTTAAGGATGCTGAGCGGTATCTTAAAGCCTGATGAAGGAAATGTTACCATCGATGGAGAACAGATCTTTGAAAATGAAAAGGTGAAAGGCCGGTTTTTCTACATTTCCGACGACCAATACTATTTTAATAACGCTTCACCCCTTGATATGATGGAGTTCTACAGCAGGATCTACCCCCAGTTTAACAAGGAACGCTTCCACAATCTTTTGGGAAGTTTCGGACTGGAAGCCCGGAGAAAGGTCCATACTTTTTCTAAGGGTATGAAAAAACAGCTTTCCGTCATTTGCGGGATATGTGCCAATACGGATTATCTTTTCTGTGATGAAACCTTTGACGGACTTGATCCGGTGATGCGCCAGGCAGTTAAGAGCATATTTGCAAATGATATGTCTGAGAGAAATTTAACTCCTATCATTGCTTCCCATAACTTAAGAGAGTTAGAGGATATCTGCGATCATGTGGGTCTTCTTCACAGGGGTGGGATACTGCTTTCCAGGGATTTAGATGATATGAAACTCAACATCCATAAGCTGCAGTGTGTTTTAAAGGATGGGATGACTGCCGAAGACTTAACGGCCCTGCAGCGTATTAAGACAGAAACAAGAGGAAAACTCTATACCATTACGGTTAGGGGAACCAGAGAAGAAGTGGAAGGGCTGATGGAATCTTACCAACCGGTTTTTTATGAGATTATCCCATTATCTCTGGAAGAAATATTCATTAGCGAGACGGAGGTGGCAGGATATGACATCAAAAAGCTTATTTTATAATCTATTAAGAGAAGATGGCAAAAGACGCCTTTGGTCCATGGCACTGTCATTTTTAGTGTTTTTCTTTACCTTTCCGGTGGGAATCGCACTTTCTTTAAGTGAACGAATGAGAGGAGAAATTGATCTTACGTATATTATATCCACCCTGAAATCCTGGCTGGGCTTTCAGAACGGCTGGGTTGCGGCAGTGATTATACTCCTGTCACTTATTATGGGAGTGACCAGCTTTTCTTATCTTCATTCCAGGCAGAAGGTGGATTTTTATCACGGTATTCCAGTAAACAGGAAGCATTTGTTCTGGGTGAATTATTTTAATGGTATTCTTATTCCGGCAGCCGTATATGGGGTGAATTTAATCATTGCCATGGGAGTGATTGCAGTGAACGGCATTTCTCCTGTGGAGGTATGGAAAACAGCCCTTTCGGGATTCCTGCTGTTTATGATCCACTACTGCATGATGTATTCCGTGACTGTGATATCCATGATTCTAACAGGAAATGTTCTGGTTGGAATTCTTGGAAATCTGGTATTGCAATTTTATTTTGTATGTGTGATCGGAATTCTGGAATACTGCTACAGCAGCTTTTTCTATACCAGCTACCGCGCAGGCGGGAATGTATTTAACCGGTTCATGGATAAATGCTCGGCATTTGCCCTGTTCATGGTAAACTTAGATCGGCTGCAGCCAGGGAGTCCGGCAGGAACTAAGACTGTCAGGATTTTAGCGGTTCTTGCCGTAACAGTAGTTTTGACCCTCCTTTCTTTCTGGCTGTATAAAAAGAGAGGCTCAGAAGCAGCAGGAAGAGCCATGGCATTTAAGATCAGCATGCCGGTAATCAGGATTCCGATTGTGGTTTTATCGTCTCTTGGCGGAAGCATTTTTTTCTGGTCCATGCGTTCCAGCGTAGGCTGGGGTATATTCGGACTGATTTGCGGAATGCTTTTATCCCACTGCGTCATTGAGATCATTTATCATTTTGAATTCAGAAAACTGTTTTGCCATTGGAAACAGATGGGAGCCTGTGCCTTGTTGGCAGCAGTGATATTCTGCGGCTTCCGTTATGATTTGTTTGGGTATGACGGATATATACCGTCTGAAGCCTCCATCGAATCCGTTGCGGTTTCCATGTCGGATGTGAACTTCTGGGTTTCTTATGGAAGCGCAAAGCAGAATTCCCTGGGAGAATATTACTGGGAGTATCAGGATTCCGATGAATATATATTCAATCATATGAAGCTTAAGGATACGGCGCCGGTTTTGGCTTTGGTACGTGATGCTGTGGACTGGAACCAGAAGCTGCATCATGGAGATGATTATTCTGATACGTGGGACAATGGAAGTATAAGCTATAATTTTTCCATAAAATACACGCTTAAAAACGGCAAGAATATTTACCGCACCTACCATTTATCCGGAGATGAAGTCCGGCCTGAGATCGCGGAGATCTTTGAGAACCAGGAGTTTGCAAAAGCGGTTTATCCCATCCTTCTCCAGACTCCGGAAGATACTGCCTGGGTTAGGATAAGCAGGGGAGAGCAGACCAATGTTGTCAGCCGTGACAGAAACGGTACAGAGAAAGCCATGACAGATAAATTACTCCTTGCCTATCAAGAGGATCTAAAAAACTTAAAAGTGGAAACCATGGAAAAGGAATATCCGGTGGCTACCATCCAGTTTTTAACGAAGATGCAGGCAAATGCGGAAACAAAGCGGGAAGAAATCCAGAGCTCCTGGAAATACAGCGATGTTACCTCAAGAGGGTATTATCCGGTTTATCCTTCCTTTAAAAACACTCTGGAACTATTGAAAGAGTGTGAGGTTGACGTAGAGAGCTGGAATAGCCTGGAAAATGTCAAAGAAATCAATATCGATGCCTATCAGTTCAATGATTACCGTTCCACATATGAAGATAAAGACTCTCAATATTTAACAATTACCGATGAGGAACAGATTAGTCAGATCATGAGCTTTGCGGCAATCGATGGGTATTCCAACATGAATCCTTTTGGCGGCAGGGGAGAGGAACGGATTAGCTTCTCAGCAGTAACGGAATCAGGGGGAAGAAGAAGTGAAACTTCCTGTACCATTCCTTTGAATCAATTGCCGGAATCCGTTAAAAATGAAATCAATAAGATAAAAAAAGACGTGTAAGCAGTCTTTCATTGACTTTTTCTTCCAATGACGTTAAAATGATAGGAGCATAAGTCAAAGGAGGAATCACGGATGGCATTTTTTGAAGAGCTGGGAAAGACACTTAGTGATACCGGCAAAGAGGTTGCAACCAAGGCAAAAGCGCTGACTGAGACGATACAGCTAAAGACGCAGATCAGTGTAGAGAAAACAAAGCTGGAAGAAGCTTATGCGGTCATCGGTAAACAATTTTACGAAGCGAACAAAGAGCCGGATGAAGCTTATGCAAAGGCTTACGAAGCTGTTAGGGCCAGCCGGGAAAGAATTGCCGCTCTGGAGATCGAACTGAGCCAAAGCGAGGGAACCCGTATCTGTGCGGAGTGTGGAGCTAAAGTTCCAAAAAGTTCCTATTACTGTGGAAAGTGTGGAGCTCCTGTAAAGGAAGCAGCCCAGAAGACTGATACAGAAGAAGATATTGTGGAGGAAGTGGAACCGGAAGCGCCTGCAGAGGAAGTAAATCCAACTGCCGGAATTAATACGGTTAGTGAAGACGCATTTGAACCTACAGAAGAACAGGAATAGTTACTTAAAAGGCCGGCTTAAAAAGCCGGCCTTTATTTTATTATTTTCAATTAAAAAAAGTATGTAAATTTTCCGTAAAATGTGGTAGACTAAATCCGACTCTGAAAAGAAATAAGCTGCAATGAGGTATATCATGAAACTATATGTCAAATGGTTTGGAAGGCTTTTTGCACTTGCTGCCATTATCAATGTCTTTATTGAACTGGTCAGCAGAAAATCGCTGCCAAGCCTTGGTTTTTATATATGGAGAAGTTTTCCGGTTTTTCTATTGAATACACTGATCATCGCCCTTCCCTTTACCGTTGTATTTGTGACGAAGCGGAAGGCATTTACCTGCATTACCATATCGTTGATATGGTGTTTTATGGGAGTGGTTAACGGCATCCTGCTTATCTTTCGGACTACCCCCTTTACTGCGGCAGATTTTCGTCTGATAAAGTATGCGGTCAGCCTGGCCACGGTTTATTTTACCTGGATGCAGATTATCTTTATTGGGGCTGGCATTGTATCAGCAGTTATATTTATAGCCGCAGTTTGGCGCAAAGCGCCTGTTTCTAAGGAAAAAGTCCGGTACGGCCTTGGAACAGGGCTTATTGTCATAAGTGGAGTGGTTGTGCTGGGACTGACAAGCGCCGCTATGAATACGGGACTGGTGGCAGTTCATTTCGGCAATATCGGAGAGGCATTTAAAAGCTATGGTTTTCCATACTGCTTTTCCAATTCCATGTTTAACACCGGTATTTCCAAGCCGGAGGGATATGGGACCGAGACAATGGAAGAGATCCGGGATGAGGAACTGGTTCCGGAGAACACGTATGCTCTGTCTGAGGATACAAAGCCGAATGTGATCATGATTCAGCTGGAATCCTTTTTTGATCCTTCTTTATGGAAAAACAATCCGGTAAATTATGATCCCATCCCGTTTTTCCACCACCTTCAACAGAGCTATCCGGGAGGCTATTTAAGTGTACCCTCTGTGGGTGCAGGTACCGCAAATACGGAGTTTGAAACGATTACAGGCATGAATCTGGATTTTTTCGGCCCAGGAGAGTATCCCTATAAAACCGTGCTAAAGAAAACTCCTTGCGAAAGCGTGGCCTTTGATCTAAAAAACTTAGGTTACAGTGCCCATGCGATCCATAACAACGAGGCAACTTTTTATGACAGGAACCGGGTGTTTTCCCAGCTTGGCTTTGATACCTTTACCCCCATTGAATATATGAATAACGTAGAAAGAAATCCAACGGGCTGGTGCAAGGACAAGATTCTCACCGGTGAGATCATCAGGACACTGGATTCTACGGCAGGCCCTGATTTTATCTATACCATTTCTGTTCAGGGACATGGGAAATATCCAAACTTTGAGTATTACTGCCAGCAGATCGGAGAGATGGATCAGTTTATCCGTTCTCTTGTCAACACCCTGCGTACCAGGAAGGAACCTATTGTTTTGGTCATGTACGGGGACCATTTACCTGGATTTGAGTGGTCAGAGGATGAGATGAAGAACCGTTCCCTGTTTCAAACCGAATATGTGATATGGAACAACATGAATCTTCCTGTGGAGAAAAAGAATGTGGAGGCTTATCAGCTTGCAGCTCATGTATTGGATATGCTTAACATTCATGAGGGAACTATGATGAGGTTTCATCAGAAATATTTCAGTAATCCTGAAACAGAAGAAGAAAGTTATTTAAGGGATATGAAAACTCTGGAATATGATATTCTTTATGGAAGCCGAGAAGTTTACGGCGGAGAGAGTCCTTACCAGTCCACAAACCTTAAAATGGGAATTGATGATATCGTTGTTGACCATGTGGTGTACAATGATTCCAATGTTCTGGTTTACGGGGAAAATTTTACTCCTTATTCCAGGATATGTTTTGACGGAAAGGCTGTGGAAACCACGTTTGTATGGCCGGAGCTTATTATTGCAAAAGGTGTTCCTGAAAAGAAGATGAAGGATTCAGCGCTTTCCGTTTGGCAGATCGGAAGGGACAAGGTCCCACTTGGAGAGAGCAAAACCCATCACTGGACGAACAGGATCAGAGATTTGAATTGAGTAGGAAAAAGAGGGGAGAGCGCAATACTTTTGCGCCTCCCCTCTTTATGTCTCACATAAAAGGGTATATCTTAAACAATGCTGTATTACAGCGAAATTAATTCGTATTCCGCGCTGCCCAGACCGATTTTCACCGCATGTTCAATGGAGGATTTCCAGTTTGTGTTGGGATGAGTGTCTTTAAAATGGTCATGGTGATGGCTGCCGTGCTTTTCCAGTATGCTTCCTGCCATAACAGGCTGGCGGTTTACGGCATCTGCGCAGGCCATATCAAGAGCTACCGGGTTAAAGGAAGCAAACATACCTACATTAGGTATAATGGGGATATCGTTTTCTGAATGGCAGTCGCAGTAAGGAGATACATCCATAACCAGGCTGATGTGGAAATTTGGCCGGTCTCCGAGAACTGCCTGGGTGTATTCTGCAATTTTGTAGTTCAGGATGTCATTGGACTCATCAAAGTCAGTCTCAACGGCATCCACAGGACAGACTCCGATGCAGCGGCCGCAGCCTACGCACCTGTTATGGTCAATAAAAGCCTTTTTATCCTGGAAAGAGATGGCGCTGTGGGCGCAGTTCTTTTCACAGGCATGACATCCGATACAGGTTTCTTCGCTTACATGTGGCTTTCCGGAGTTATGCATCTCCATTTTACCTGCCCGTGAGCCGCAGCCCATTCCAATGTTTTTCAAAGCTCCGCCAAAGCCGGTGCTTTCATGGCCCTTAAAATGGGTAAGAGAAATAAAGATATCGGCATCCATTACAGCCCGTCCGATTTTTGCTTCCTTTATGTATTCCCCATTAATGGGAACCAGGCTTTCGTCCGTTCCTTTTAAGCCGTCGGCAATTAAAACATGGCATCCGGTTGAGAAAGGGGAAAAGCCATTTTCATAAGCGGTATCCAAATGGTCCAGAGCATTTTTCCGGCTTCCCACATACAACGTGTTGCAATCCGTTAAAAATGGTTTTCCGCCCTGGGATTTTACAAGATCCACCACTGCTTTTGCATAATTGGGGCGTAGAAATGACAGGTTTCCAAGCTCGCCAAAGTGAATCTTTATGGCTGTATATTTATTCTGAAAGTCAATCTGCTCCAGCATTCCGGCAGTTTTTATAAGTCTCTTAAATTTCTGAGGAAGGTTTTCCTGAAAGGTGGCATGAAAGCTCGTATAGTAAACCTTTGATTTTTCCATTTCGGTCTCCTTTAATCCGTGATATGATACCGCTTATTATACTGTAAATAATCAGGGAATTCAAGAAGGCAATTTGGACTTTATTTCCAGAACTATTTATGCTAAACTAGGAGAAGCAAATGACTACGGTTCACAGGAGGATATAAGATGAGTCAGAACATTCGTTCCAGAGAGACGGTTTGCATACAGGGCGGCTGGCAGCCGAAAAGCGGCGATGCCAGGGTGCTTCCGATTTTTCAGAGCACTACATTTAAGTATGATGACAGCGATAAGATGGGAAGGCTGTTTGATTTGGAGGATGAGGGGTATTTTTATACCAGACTGGCAAATCCTACCAATGATGCGGTGGCATCTAAAATCTGCGAGCTGGAAGGCGGGGAGGCTGCTATGCTGACTTCTTCCGGACAGGCTGCCAATTTTTATGCGCTGCTTAACATCTGCCAGGAGGGAGATCATGTAATCAGCTCTGCTACAATCTACGGCGGCTCCACCAACCTGTTTACCGTAACTTTAAAAAAGATGGGCATTGAATCCACTCTGGTGGATCCGGGCCTTTCAGAAGAAGAGCTTTTAAAGGCATTTAAGCCAAATACAAAGGCAGTATTTGGTGAAACCATCGGCAATCCGTCTCTTGTGGTTTTTGATATTGAGAAGTTTGCGAGGCTTGCACATAAGAACGGTGTTCCTCTGATTGTGGATAATACGTTTGCAACTCCGATCAACTGCCGTCCTTTTGAATGGGGCGCAGATATCGTAACACATTCTACAACAAAATACATGGATGGACATGCCACCAGCGTAGGCGGCTGTATCGTTGACAGCGGAAACTTTGACTGGGAGGCTCATGCTGAGCGGTATCCGGGGCTTACCTCACCCGACGAATCCTACCATGGCATTGTATATACCCAAAAGTTTGGAAAAAAGGCCTATATTACAAAAGCGACTACTCAGCTGATGCGAGATCTTGGTGCGATTCCCTCCCCAATGAACTCCTTCCTTTTAAACCTTGGTCTGGAAACCCTGCATCTTCGGGTTCCCCGTCATTGCGAAAATGCGTTAAAAGTGGCGCAGTATTTAAGCTCAAGGGAAGATGTGGCTTGGATCAAATATCCGGGTCTTGAGGGAGACGAATATCATGAACTGGCAAAAAAATATATGCCTGATGGCACTTGCGGCGTAATCTCTTTTGGCTTAAAGGGAGGAAGGGAAGCTGCGGTTAAGTTTATGGATGGACTGAAACTGGCGGCTATCGTGACTCATGTGGCAGATGCGCGTACTTCCGTTTTACATCCGGCAAGTCATACCCACAGACAGCTGACGGATGAACAGCTTGTTGAAGCAGGAGTTGATCCGTCCATGATCCGGCTGAGTGTTGGTATCGAAAATGCAGAGGATATTATGGAAGATATCAGACAGGCGCTGGAACAGTAAAAGAAAAGTATGAGGAGCGGGAAGACTGCGGTATCAGCGGTTTTCCCGTTGTTTTTGACGTCTTTGAAAAGGATACAGAGCCTTCCGGATGTTGCAAGATAAAGATGCAGGCTGTATAATTAAAAAGATGTGATTGTTGAATTGGCAGCATAGGAGGTGCACAAGATGAAACTGATCAGGAGAATGCTGAGGATTATTTTTGGCCGGACTACGTTTGCGGTCATTTCTCTTATCATACAAGTGGCTATTCTTTTTGCGGCATACCGCTTTTTAAGCCGTTACCTCGCATATTTCTATGGTGGTTCTGCTCTGCTGGGTGCATTTGTTATCATTTATATTCTGAACAAAGAGGAAAATCCCAGCTTTAAGCTGGCCTGGATGATCCCAATCGCGGCTGTTCCTGTGTTTGGAACATTCTTTTATCTGTTTGTTGAGCTACAGATTGTGGGAAAACTGGCAAATAAACGGCTGCGGGTCAACATGGAAGATACGGAAACCTATCTGACCCAGAGCCCAAGGGTCATGGAGGATTTGTCCAGAATCAGCAGGCGAAATGCCAATCTGGCTTACTATATCAAACATTCAGGCCATTACCCGGCATATAAAAATACGAATGTGCAGTATTTTCCGCTGGGTGAAACCATGTTTGAAGAGATGAAGAAGGAGCTGGAGGGTGCAAAGCGGTTTATTTTTATGGAATTTTTTATTGTAGAACGCGGAGAAATGTGGGAAGCTATATTGGAAATTCTGGAGAGAAAGGCAAAAGAGGGGGTGGAAGTCCGGTTCATGTATGATGGCATGTGTTCCCTGACCCTGCTTCCATTTAGCTATCCAAAGGAATTACAGGCAAGGGGAATTAATGCAAAGATGTTTTCTCCCATTAAGCCTGCATTCACCACTTACCAGAACAACCGGGACCATAGAAAAATCCTTGTGGTGGACGGTCTTACCGCTTTTACCGGAGGAGTAAACCTGGCAGACGAATATATTAACCGGCGTGTGCGTTTCGGCCATTGGAAGGATACAGGAATCATGCTGAAGGGGGATGCCGTTACCAGCTTTACCATGATGTTTCTGCAGATGTGGAACATTTCTGAAAAGGAGCCTGAGGACTATGGGAAATATTTAAGAGATCCGGAATATTTTTATCCCTTGGAGCTTAGCATGGATGGATTTGTGATTCCTTACGGGGACAGCCCTTTGGATCAGGAATCGGTTGGGGAACAAGTTTATTTGGACATCATAAACTCTGCCAGACATTATGTCCACATTATGACGCCATATCTGATTCTTGATTATGAAATGATCCAGGCTCTTACGTTTGCCGCCAAGCGGGGCGTGGAGGTCGTTATCGTTATGCCGGGGATACCGGATAAGAAATACGCGTTCCTGCTTGCAAGGTCTCACTATAGAGAACTGTTAAGGGCCGGGGTCCAGATTTACGAGTATATGCCAGGCTTTGTCCATGCAAAGGTATACGCAAGCGATGACATCAAGGCAGTAGTCGGAACTATTAATATGGATTTCAGAAGCCTTTACCTTCATTTTGAATGTGCAGTCTACCTGTATCGGAATGAAGTTATTCGGGATATACAGAGAGATTTTCATAACACTCTGGCCCAATGCCGTAGAATCACCATGGAAGATTGCAGGAATTATCCCTGGTATGAAGTTTTGGCAGGGCGGGCGCTCAGACTGTTTGCACCGCTTATGTAGAGCAACAGGAAATATACTGCTGTTTATGTAAAAATGCGTCGGAAGCATATACTCCCGACGCATTTTTTAAAATCATAGATCTTTAAAAATACTTTGCATCAGTAATTATTGGGAAACCTGGAAAATAGTCATGTGTGCCTGAACTGGGGTCGCACCGTAAGAAACGGTCTGCCCTGTTGTGTTAACGAGTGCAATGGTGGATGGGATAGCGCCTACAGTAATCAGGGTGATTCCACTTAACTGGCCTGTTACGATTGGCGAGCATGATGCTATACCGCTGCTTCCATTGATCTCTAAAGAAAATTCCACAAAAGTAGCTGGGCCTGCGCCATTTGTAGCTACCCACCATGATACATAGTAATTTTGCTCTGCATTAAGCGTTGCAACGCCTGTTGTTGTGTTATAAGAAATATTAAGGCTCTGATTGTTTAAAATGGTATTGAATATTACACGGTTTCCATTTGCTACTGAGGTACCTCCAGTGAGCTGCAGGTCAAATCCACGTAATTGCGTAAATGGTCCTGCAGGTCCAGTAGGTCCGGTTGGGCCTTGAACGCCAGTAGCACCAGTAGCGCCGGTAGCACCGGTAGCACCATTAGCACCAGTTGGTCCAGTAGGTCCGGTCGGTCCAGTTGGCCCCTGTAGTCCTTGAGGTCCCTGAGGTCCTTGCAGTCCCTGAGGTCCTTGCGGTCCCTGCGGCCCCTGAGGTCCTTCCGGTCCTTCCGGTCCTTCGGGTCCTTCAAGTCCTTGTGGTCCTTGCAGTCCCTGAGGTCCTTGCGGTCCCTGCGGCCCTTCAGGCCCTTCCGGTCCTTCTGGTCCTTGTGGCCCCTGAAGTCCTTGGATTCCTTGAGGTCCCTGTGGTCCCTGTGGTCCTTCCGGTCCTTCCGGTCCTTCGGGTCCTTCTGGTCCTTGTGGCCCCTGAAGTCCTTGGATTCCTTGAGGTCCCTGTGGTCCCTGTGGTCCTTCGGGTCCTTCGGGTCCTTCCGGTCCTTGTGGTCCCTGAAGTCCTTGAGGTCCTTGTGGTCCCTGAGCACCGGTAGCGCCAGTTGGTCCCTGAGCGCCAGTAGCACCGGTCGGTCCAGTTGGTCCCTGAGCGCCAGTAGCACCGGTTGGTCCAGTTGGCCCCTGAAGCCCTCTAGGTCCAGTCGGTCCAGTTGGCCCAGTTGGTCCAGTTGGCCCCTGAGCGCCAGTAGCACCGGTAGCGCCAGTCGGTCCAGTTGGCCCCTGAGCACCGGTAGCACCGGTAGCGCCAGTCGGTCCAGTTGGTCCCTGAGCGCCGGTAGCACCGGTCGGTCCGGTTGGTCCCTGAAGCCCTCTAGGTCCAGTCGGTCCAGTTGGCCCAGTTGGTCCCTGAGCACCGGTAGCGCCAGTCGGTCCAGTTGGCCCCTGAGCGCCAGTAGCGCCGGTCGGTCCGGTCGGTCCAGTCGGTCCCTGAGCGCCGGTAGCGCCGGTCGGTCCAGTTGGTCCCTGAAGCCCTCTAGGTCCAGTCGGTCCAGTCGGTCCCTGAGCGCCGGTAGCGCCAGTCGGTCCAGTCGGTCCAGTTGGTCCCTGAGCGCCAGTAGCGCCGGTCGGTCCAGTTGGTCCCTGAGCACCAGTAGCACCGGTCGGTCCAGTTGGTCCCTGAGCACCAGTAGCGCCGGTCGGTCCAGTTGGTCCCTGGGCACCAGTAGCGCCAGTAGCACCGGTAGGTCCGGTTGGTCCAGTTGGTCCCTGAGCGCCAGTAGCGCCGGTCGGTCCAGTTGGTCCCTGAAGCCCTCTAGGTCCAGTCGGTCCGGTAGCGCCGGTCGGTCCAGTTGGTCCTTGTATTCCCTGAGGTCCCTGAGGTCCTATTGGTCCCTGTGGTCCGGCAGGTCCCTGCGGCCCTTGAGGTCCTTGCGGTCCAGTCGGTCCAGTCGGTCCCTGGATGCCTCTAGGCCCAGTCGGTCCCTGAGGCCCAGTCGGTCCCTGTGGCCCGGTCGGTCCCGTGAAGCCCCTAGGTCCAGTTGGTCCGGTCGGTCCCTGAGGCCCTCTAGGTCCAGTTGGTCCGGTCGGTCCCTGAGGCCCTCTAGGTCCAGTTGGTCCGGTTGGTCCCTGAGGGCCTCTAGGGCCAGTTGGTCCTGGACAGCCTCGGGGGCCTGGGCAACAGCATTCATCACAGCAGCGTCTATCATCCCAATTTCTGCAATTATTCATTATAGCTCCCTCCTGTTAAGGTGTAATATTGTGATTTTCTGCTTATAAGCGTTTTATACAAGATAAAAATCAGAATATAAAGGACTTTCGTTCTCCTTTATACCTTATGATATGTATTAAATGACAAGTTTGTTAGGAAATGGTTGAACTTAATAATAGCGGCAAAATCACTGCGAATTAGAAAGGAAATATTACGGATGATTGTAGGTAGATTACTGGATTTATAGATAGCGTGAGCGTCAAAGCCAAGGCTTGCCCCATAGGCTTATAGAATTTATCACAATATAAAATACTCCTTTTCGATAAGCACAAAACTTATCAAAAAGGAGCGTCTATCATAAACGAACAAGCCGTTTTATTCTTATGGTATAAGGTCAAGAGAACTTTCATAATAGATACCGATCAATAGATATTA
This genomic stretch from Lacrimispora sphenoides harbors:
- a CDS encoding ABC transporter ATP-binding protein, whose amino-acid sequence is MIKAENLTKKFDDIVAVDHVSAQIRDGNVFGLIGTNGAGKSTFLRMLSGILKPDEGNVTIDGEQIFENEKVKGRFFYISDDQYYFNNASPLDMMEFYSRIYPQFNKERFHNLLGSFGLEARRKVHTFSKGMKKQLSVICGICANTDYLFCDETFDGLDPVMRQAVKSIFANDMSERNLTPIIASHNLRELEDICDHVGLLHRGGILLSRDLDDMKLNIHKLQCVLKDGMTAEDLTALQRIKTETRGKLYTITVRGTREEVEGLMESYQPVFYEIIPLSLEEIFISETEVAGYDIKKLIL
- a CDS encoding DUF6449 domain-containing protein, with the translated sequence MTSKSLFYNLLREDGKRRLWSMALSFLVFFFTFPVGIALSLSERMRGEIDLTYIISTLKSWLGFQNGWVAAVIILLSLIMGVTSFSYLHSRQKVDFYHGIPVNRKHLFWVNYFNGILIPAAVYGVNLIIAMGVIAVNGISPVEVWKTALSGFLLFMIHYCMMYSVTVISMILTGNVLVGILGNLVLQFYFVCVIGILEYCYSSFFYTSYRAGGNVFNRFMDKCSAFALFMVNLDRLQPGSPAGTKTVRILAVLAVTVVLTLLSFWLYKKRGSEAAGRAMAFKISMPVIRIPIVVLSSLGGSIFFWSMRSSVGWGIFGLICGMLLSHCVIEIIYHFEFRKLFCHWKQMGACALLAAVIFCGFRYDLFGYDGYIPSEASIESVAVSMSDVNFWVSYGSAKQNSLGEYYWEYQDSDEYIFNHMKLKDTAPVLALVRDAVDWNQKLHHGDDYSDTWDNGSISYNFSIKYTLKNGKNIYRTYHLSGDEVRPEIAEIFENQEFAKAVYPILLQTPEDTAWVRISRGEQTNVVSRDRNGTEKAMTDKLLLAYQEDLKNLKVETMEKEYPVATIQFLTKMQANAETKREEIQSSWKYSDVTSRGYYPVYPSFKNTLELLKECEVDVESWNSLENVKEINIDAYQFNDYRSTYEDKDSQYLTITDEEQISQIMSFAAIDGYSNMNPFGGRGEERISFSAVTESGGRRSETSCTIPLNQLPESVKNEINKIKKDV
- a CDS encoding zinc ribbon domain-containing protein, with product MAFFEELGKTLSDTGKEVATKAKALTETIQLKTQISVEKTKLEEAYAVIGKQFYEANKEPDEAYAKAYEAVRASRERIAALEIELSQSEGTRICAECGAKVPKSSYYCGKCGAPVKEAAQKTDTEEDIVEEVEPEAPAEEVNPTAGINTVSEDAFEPTEEQE
- a CDS encoding LTA synthase family protein, which gives rise to MKLYVKWFGRLFALAAIINVFIELVSRKSLPSLGFYIWRSFPVFLLNTLIIALPFTVVFVTKRKAFTCITISLIWCFMGVVNGILLIFRTTPFTAADFRLIKYAVSLATVYFTWMQIIFIGAGIVSAVIFIAAVWRKAPVSKEKVRYGLGTGLIVISGVVVLGLTSAAMNTGLVAVHFGNIGEAFKSYGFPYCFSNSMFNTGISKPEGYGTETMEEIRDEELVPENTYALSEDTKPNVIMIQLESFFDPSLWKNNPVNYDPIPFFHHLQQSYPGGYLSVPSVGAGTANTEFETITGMNLDFFGPGEYPYKTVLKKTPCESVAFDLKNLGYSAHAIHNNEATFYDRNRVFSQLGFDTFTPIEYMNNVERNPTGWCKDKILTGEIIRTLDSTAGPDFIYTISVQGHGKYPNFEYYCQQIGEMDQFIRSLVNTLRTRKEPIVLVMYGDHLPGFEWSEDEMKNRSLFQTEYVIWNNMNLPVEKKNVEAYQLAAHVLDMLNIHEGTMMRFHQKYFSNPETEEESYLRDMKTLEYDILYGSREVYGGESPYQSTNLKMGIDDIVVDHVVYNDSNVLVYGENFTPYSRICFDGKAVETTFVWPELIIAKGVPEKKMKDSALSVWQIGRDKVPLGESKTHHWTNRIRDLN
- a CDS encoding DUF362 domain-containing protein, with product MEKSKVYYTSFHATFQENLPQKFKRLIKTAGMLEQIDFQNKYTAIKIHFGELGNLSFLRPNYAKAVVDLVKSQGGKPFLTDCNTLYVGSRKNALDHLDTAYENGFSPFSTGCHVLIADGLKGTDESLVPINGEYIKEAKIGRAVMDADIFISLTHFKGHESTGFGGALKNIGMGCGSRAGKMEMHNSGKPHVSEETCIGCHACEKNCAHSAISFQDKKAFIDHNRCVGCGRCIGVCPVDAVETDFDESNDILNYKIAEYTQAVLGDRPNFHISLVMDVSPYCDCHSENDIPIIPNVGMFASFNPVALDMACADAVNRQPVMAGSILEKHGSHHHDHFKDTHPNTNWKSSIEHAVKIGLGSAEYELISL
- a CDS encoding O-acetylhomoserine aminocarboxypropyltransferase/cysteine synthase family protein; this encodes MSQNIRSRETVCIQGGWQPKSGDARVLPIFQSTTFKYDDSDKMGRLFDLEDEGYFYTRLANPTNDAVASKICELEGGEAAMLTSSGQAANFYALLNICQEGDHVISSATIYGGSTNLFTVTLKKMGIESTLVDPGLSEEELLKAFKPNTKAVFGETIGNPSLVVFDIEKFARLAHKNGVPLIVDNTFATPINCRPFEWGADIVTHSTTKYMDGHATSVGGCIVDSGNFDWEAHAERYPGLTSPDESYHGIVYTQKFGKKAYITKATTQLMRDLGAIPSPMNSFLLNLGLETLHLRVPRHCENALKVAQYLSSREDVAWIKYPGLEGDEYHELAKKYMPDGTCGVISFGLKGGREAAVKFMDGLKLAAIVTHVADARTSVLHPASHTHRQLTDEQLVEAGVDPSMIRLSVGIENAEDIMEDIRQALEQ